TTccattaatgtgattggctaaaacaattattttgtattaaaaaaaatgaaacaatcaatcacattagtaaaATATACAAAGTATGTAAAAGTAATTAgacattaaatttttattttaaaagaggATAACaccataattttattaaaactcaaataaataaataaataaatccaaaaaacCAAGGCTTAAAAtcctaaaaagtaaaatatcCATACAAAAAACAACTAATAGATGCGGATTTCAATATGAAgccacccaaaaatcatacattGAACACAAAATTTTGCACCATCTGAACAATTCAAAGCTGCAATTAAGCAAACAGTACATAGAAAGACAGCAGAAGACTATTTCAGATGCCTATAAAAAAAGACAAATGAAAATTGTAGTGCTATCGAACAGCAACATCTTACAAAAGGAGAAAAAcagtcccaaaaaaaaaaaaaaaaaaaaaaacaatacatcCATATCATTTGAGTATGTCCACTGCTGCCTCAAGTCTTGTGCCATAAGAacaacttataaaaagaaagttTATCTCCAAACACAAGCACAAAATCATACCAACCTAAGTGATGGATAAGTAATGGAAGAATAACTTCCAAAGCTCCCAGAGAATAGGATCAAAAAGAACTCCTTCCCAATTCCAGAGGGAGAGAGACTGCCAAAATACACCAACAGAAGGTCACATCAAGCTCCCACTTGAAAATGAACCTTAAGAAAACCTTTCAAGATCGCATCACTCCTTTTCCCCAGCTTATTTGTAGATCGAAAAGCCCCATAAAAGATTggcaaagaaaattgagaataactaatatttccttcaaaaaaaaaaaaaaaaaatccataggaAATGGCTTCCATCTCTATTTTTGAGCCCTTTCCTTCAAACTTGCCAATTAAATCAGTATGGCAAGGAAAGCATATTAGCCCTCAAAGGTGGGCCTCCTGGCTGCTGTTGCAACACCTCCTATAATCTCCTTTTTCCCCCCAACCTTGAAGCAAAATTCTCATGGGGTGATCTACAGGTACACTAGTGGGCCGTGTGCATTggtccaggaaaaaaaaaaaaaaccctttggATCGGTCCTATGACATCTATCTCATTGGGTGGAATTAAAAGCAGAGTAATGGTTTGAATTTTGGTCCAGGAATAGGCAAACTACAGCACAGTCATCAACCTTCCCATATGGGAATTTGGACTTCCAAGCTCTAAAAGCTAAATCAACCACTGCTCGAGCTGCAGCAGGCTGTGGGGCTGATGCCACTATGTCAACAACTTCTTTGTTTGAGAGGACATCCCAGATCTGccaaaaagggggaaaaaaaaaaaaaaaaaaaaaaaaaaaaaaaaaaaaaaaaagaaaagtccaGAGGAGACATTATCTTTCAATGCGAAACAATTAGGCTCAATatctttctttcatgcatgtataTGCTGAGGCAACTTCAAATTAATCACATTGATTAAGCTCTAATTATACCGTAATAGCGGCAGAGCTACCTTTGGATAGGACAATTGATGGTGACAGCAGTTCTCTCATATGTTTTTCCTAATGGTTATTGATGTGTATAGTAAACAAGAGCGCACAAACCTATGAAGAGAATGGCTATGATCTGACTTCACTACCCGATTAACGTTGAAAGGATGAAGGTAGGatttaagaaaaatgagatCACTTATCTTCCATAGAAGACAAAATGATGTaggaaaaatttagaaaaatccGTATTAGACGGGgtttaaaaattaaatgttgGGTTTCAAAGGGTATAGGAGAAATCTATTTGCAGgtagaagaaataagaaaacaaacttgTTTTGAATACAGATTGATAAAGAATTAAACTTCAACACCAAATAACAAATTTATCCATCTAATTTTGTATATCAGCTGCACACAGGAAAGCTTCAAGTAGACAAACTTGAAAATTTCACCAATGTGACTTTCATTCCATGGCTACATCAGAAACTATGCTCTTGTCCCAGAGCATATTAAAGAAATCAACACGGACCGTAAGGAACTCGTCTAACAATGGGATAAAGACTATAATGTAAGGTGATATAGGACAATAATCTAGCATAAATGTAAGATAAAATAGAACCTGACATCCAAAAAATCTAATAGATTATAATCATAATACATGCatgattttttctctttcaattgTCATGGGTAAGGAAAACTGTGGGAAAGGGACTTATTTGACAACTCACATTTTCTTCAAGTAAGCAATGCAATTTTCCAAATTGCTAATGAGGTAAACCACAAAATGGCTGAtttatagatataattttacTTCAGCTAAgcaattagagagagagagagagagagtctgatCTCCTACCCCATCTGTAGCCAGTACCACAAATTCATCTTTCTTGGTGAGGCGACGATAAGAAATATCAGGGACAGAGATCAAGCCAAATTCTTTAAGGCAAACATCTCCAAATGCCCGAGCCATCGCAAGTCCAGGGTAGTTACAGTCAGGCAGCCAAACTCGAGCAACCTCAGGTTCATTTTGAAGGGCAAAGATACGTCCTTTGCATCGCCTAATCCTCTCAGCTTCCCCTGAGGgattaaagaaataaacaaTATATCAAAACTAATGTCACCATTAATGTCTTCCAATATTTTTCCTGATAACATATTCAAAGTCAAAGTCATTTATTGATAGAATAAAAACAATCCTCTATGTCAAGAAAGCACTAAGAAGCCAAGAGTAGAATTTCCAAAGTCAATTTAGAGATAGTCTTGTCGTCTAAGCTATTTGCAAACAGATCAACTATAGAGATTGCATTcacattaattttaataaacaaccagtcatatatttattttacatgcacATATAGAAGCAAAAgaatatttcattaattttcgATACCCTGTTTACAATAGGAGAAACATATTTAGCTGGGATATAAATAAGGGGCTATCATTCTAAATACTGGGCAACTTCCACCCTAATTTAGTTGAGGCTTACAGAATATTGAAAGACAGAATGCTTTCTCCTAAAATTTCTCACTTcaaatatatagaatttattttcttggctGAAAACCATGACATTTTGttttatcagaaaaaaaaaaaaaaaaaaatcattttacatCCTTGCTACTCAATTGCTGTCAAATATTGATGTATCCTTGACTTCGAAATTGGAAGTTTCTTGATGAGGTTCAAACAAACGGAGAGTCAGCTTCCTAGAAGGATGTGAACTTGTCCACACTCACATTTTCACTCAACTTGGTGAAGGTTACACTGTCAAATGAAGAGTTTTGGACTTTAGACCCATCCAAAACTTTCTTCTATgcccaaatgaaaaaaaaatatttgatagaattCAATATTTAAAGTATCCAGAGCCACCATTGGCGGGTCgtttccacacacacacacacacacacacacacacacacacacatataaacTAAAATCTAAATCCAAAAAGGACCCACACATCATAGGAAGTGCTCTCTTATTTTTTGCCAATATactatttcaatattttcatttagAGCATCACATGATAACTGCAACAAGTGTTTAAAACCTGCAGAAGCTGTAAAatcaagttaaaataaaatatcaaaagagTGCATCAGAGTGAGCTTTGATCCTGGTTTCTAAAATCTATTATGATCCATTATATGATCATTCCACCAGTTCCCAGGTGGTCTCCAAATAGTATTCTCCCATTAAAACCCCACTTACATTGTTTTGAACAATTTTATCTCAACAATTCCAAAGCTATTATACAAGTAGCTAGTGTATTTTAGGTTGACTCTCATAAATCATGATCTCATAGCACCGTAAAAAATGCAGATATTCTTCATGATTCTCAACGTATTTTTACACTacacatggagagagagagagagagagagagagagagagagagagagagagacttggaAGATCTGGTTTGAGGTCTACAGTCAACTGAACTGCAATGAGAGAACCATCTTCATCTCTAGTACCCAATATGGCTCTGGAATCCCCGACGTTTGCAATAATGAGATCGTGTCTCTATAATCAAAAGATAATAATGGTTAtacatacaaaaatattatcatcactGTTCAAGAAAAACAAGATTTGATGTGCATCAATTACCTGCTTGACCAAGGTAACTGCTGTTGTCCCGCTGCAATAGCAATCAATTGAAGGATGTAGTTTCAGTTCCTTGTCCATAACCTTAAATGCCTTCAGAAATGGCCCTCTCATTGTCGTAAAGAAATCAGGGCGACTATCCTTATGATTAGAGGTCCTGTCTTCCTCATCAGCTAACATGAGTGCAATGTTTTCAGAGGCCAGACTTTCCAGTGCGCTACTTCTAATATTCTCATGACCATGCTCACGGATACTATTAAGTTGCAACAGAGCACTCAACTTTAAAGGAAGAGAATCCCTCACTTTCTTTGCAACCATATGACCACAAGGACCATGGCCATCAAAAACACCACAAAATATTGTGTCTGTCCTTGAAGCAAAATTCtgtgaaaaataaagaaagaaaggacaTAAAAACTTATTGCAGAGTTAAGAAATTTAATACGTGCTAAAAGAGAACCCTTTAGAAACACAACTTGAATAATCAGCAGGACCAAAACTTAGGGAAGAACAGTACGCCATGAAGCAGAAATGAAGATTATGATTCACTCCCAGCTGTTCAACCCAGTTGTAAAGACAGCATGGCTGGAATTGTGATGGAATGAACTCTATAAACTTTTTGAAGAGCATTTTCTCATAACTAATACAATCAATCAGTTATGACAaatttgtactaatccttgacATGATCCTTTATTTTACCATAATTTTCAATGTATAACATCCCTTTAGATTATTTTTAGGCGTAAAATCACTgttcttcatataaaatatatatcattcCTAAACAGACGTTTCCTAATCGAGCATTTCCAAAAGTAGACAATAACTTTACCAATTATTGCTATGCAGAGTTGAGATTTACACTGTTGTCagatatatttatgagaagAAACAGgaaaaaactatttaaacatACCATTCAGGCATAAGCATCAATCACCACTGGAAAAAGAATAACTCCTTTGACAGAGAAGTCTAGATAAAGATAAAATATCTAATCTAACCATATTGCTCTATTCCAATAGGACTTTGTTCCCAAAATACATTAGGACTACCATCCTAGTAAGCTGTCCTGCTCTGATTTAGTTGGAATCATGCCATTCAAACTGAGGGACAAAATGAGGGGACAGACAAAAAGAATAGAGTGGCTTTAGTTGAGATTAAACTAGAAGCAAAATGCATTTAAGAACTACAAAAGTAACACCAATAATAGATTAGAGTGATTGGTGGTATATAACTTATCATTGATAATTCAAAGTATGGCCATGGATAGAGCAACATAAACTCTATTGTGAATCCATTAATGCTGCAATAGGGCTGCACTGATATTTATACTTTCATTTATGGTAGATTTTCCCCATTCTAGAAATctccaaatttatttatttatttatttttgatcggTAGAAATCTCCCAAATTTCTCACAACTACATATATAATCCTTATACATTCAAAGCATATCCGGTTGTTTGAAGTAGAAAGCAGAATGACTTAAGCAAAGAATATCAATAATAAAGCATGAATTCAGGAGGGCTAACCTCCCAGACAATCATGGCATCCTGGTTGATCCCCTTCTTGCCTTTCTTACTAAACAGGGATGCAACTTCGCTGGAGCCATTCAAGAACAATCTCCCCGGAACTCTATGCAGCCACGTCTCCATATTAGAATCGAGGGAGGAGGAGTCCGTCAGAGCATACGGGAGGGCGGCCGCGCCCTCCAACGAGAGACACGAGCCCATCCCAAGGGCTCTGACGATGTTCAGAAAGCATTCCAGCGCGACTAAACAGTCAGAGCCCCCTATTTGTACCACATGCTACGTCGCAAACCGCTGCTCCGGATTCGTTATTACTGCTTTTTTCTCAACGCCAAGTTATCGATAGCCTAGCAAAACAGAGGATTGCAATTGGGAATCTTAAAAATAGAACGAAAACAGCCGAATCCGATTCAAGAGACACAAAAACATTCTTGTGGGCATAAACGATTCTACCGAATCGGATCGACACGCCATTTGATCAAAGAATATATATGCACCGAGGGGAAGAAGATACGACAACAGAGAGCGGGAAATGAGCATACCAGGATGGCGAAATTAATGTT
This genomic interval from Carya illinoinensis cultivar Pawnee chromosome 2, C.illinoinensisPawnee_v1, whole genome shotgun sequence contains the following:
- the LOC122300216 gene encoding probable protein phosphatase 2C 33 is translated as MGSCLSLEGAAALPYALTDSSSLDSNMETWLHRVPGRLFLNGSSEVASLFSKKGKKGINQDAMIVWENFASRTDTIFCGVFDGHGPCGHMVAKKVRDSLPLKLSALLQLNSIREHGHENIRSSALESLASENIALMLADEEDRTSNHKDSRPDFFTTMRGPFLKAFKVMDKELKLHPSIDCYCSGTTAVTLVKQRHDLIIANVGDSRAILGTRDEDGSLIAVQLTVDLKPDLPREAERIRRCKGRIFALQNEPEVARVWLPDCNYPGLAMARAFGDVCLKEFGLISVPDISYRRLTKKDEFVVLATDGIWDVLSNKEVVDIVASAPQPAAARAVVDLAFRAWKSKFPYGKVDDCAVVCLFLDQNSNHYSAFNSTQ